CCGATGTCGCCGTCGGCACGCTGTACCGCTACTTCCCGTCGAAGGTCCATCTGCTGGTGTCGGCGCTGGGCCGGGAATTCAGCCGCATCGACGCCAAGACCGACCGCTCCGCGCTGGCCGGCGGCACTGCATATCAGCGGCTGAGCTTCATGGTCGGCAAGCTCAATCGCGCGATGCAGCGCAATCCCCTGCTGACCGAGGCGATGACACGTGCCTACGTCTTCGCCGACGCTTCGGCGGCCAGCGAGGTCGACCACGTGGAGAAGCTCATCGATTCCATGTTCGCCCGCGCCATGGCCGACGGTGAACCGACCGAGGATCAGTACCACATCGCCCGGGTGATCTCGGATGTGTGGTTGTCGAATCTGCTTGCGTGGCTGACCCGTCGCGCGTCGGCCACCGACGTGAGCAAGCGGCTGGATCTGGCCGTGCGGCTGCTGCTCGGTGGTCAGGAGAGCGACTAAATCGACAAACGCCCGGATGCGCCGTCGGGTACGACACACCGTGGGTCTGGGCGATCTGCGCCGCCGAGCGGGCCGCGTCGCCGACTGCTTTGAACCCTTTTGGCGGTAAACGTCGCAACATCGCCGGCGACCCATGTTCCGGCGCAACAGGATACGGGTTTCGCCGTAAATGATACTCGATATCTTTCGCCGAGCTAACTACTTCGATCTGAAAAGGTCGGCGCGATTGATCCGCGGTTGGATGACGCTGAACTGGGGGGATGGCCTCAAGCCGTCGCTACGGAAGGGATTGAGGCCATCGTGTGAGCTCGCCGAGCTGGCCGCCACCGCCAAAGACAGGGCGAAGCGGCTGCTCGCCAACGCCAAACGGGCGCTGCGCCGCGCGCAGGCGAAGGCCGACGAGCTGCGAAAACACGTTATCCGCGGAGCGGCGGCGGGGCGGCGGCGCGGGCGACTGGCCCGCCCGATCGACGACCTCACCCACCTGCTGGCCGCGACCCGCCAGATCGTCGCCCAGATCCGGCAACGGGTCGCCGGGATCACCCCCGATGGCGCGACCCGGCGGGTCAGCCTGCACGACCCCGATGCCCGCCCGATCCGCAAAGGACGCCTGGGAAAGTCGGTGGAGTTCGGGCACAAGGGCCAGGTCGTCGACAACGACGACGGGATCGTGCTGGATCACACTGTGGAGCAGGGCAATCCGCCCGATGCGCCGCAACTGGCTCCGGCGGTCAAACGGGTGACCAAGCGCGCCGGGCGCACGCCGCGCACCGTCACCGCCGACCGCGGCTACCGCGAAGCCGGGGTCGACAAGCAGCTCACCGACC
The nucleotide sequence above comes from Mycobacterium pseudokansasii. Encoded proteins:
- the kstR gene encoding cholesterol catabolism transcriptional regulator KstR; translated protein: MAVLAESELGSEAQRERRKRILDATMAIASKGGYEAVQMRAVADRADVAVGTLYRYFPSKVHLLVSALGREFSRIDAKTDRSALAGGTAYQRLSFMVGKLNRAMQRNPLLTEAMTRAYVFADASAASEVDHVEKLIDSMFARAMADGEPTEDQYHIARVISDVWLSNLLAWLTRRASATDVSKRLDLAVRLLLGGQESD